A stretch of the Psychroserpens sp. Hel_I_66 genome encodes the following:
- a CDS encoding T9SS type B sorting domain-containing protein: protein MKKAFLIIFTFISFHTFAQDIIMQNGTVTGCSGTFYDSGGAGGAYSSNEDLVLTICPDLPGQLVTLDFTVFSTQLGADVMTIYNGDSVASPAFGTFDGAAGPGSVTATEDNGSGCLTIQFTSDAAGTTTGWAATVSCFTPCQTIVSQLDSATPAPNGDGYIRVCPNEEITLNGSGDFEFDGAGATYEWDLGDGNTVAGQTATFSYDTPGVYIVNLNIRDANTDSDPLGCSNTNLINQVIQVATEPSFSGTGAANNDLCFGETTTIDGVVTPTLFANDCTPPVSGTTFLPDGSGAVYTTCITVDCFESDQVLTDVNQLIDICVNMEHSYSGDLDIRIVSPNGQEADLFTQAGGGTYFGGANDDTSNTPGVGADYCFSMSASTLLQNANTITAGTNPPNNSWEPGTYLPVESFNALLGSPLNGDWCIEIVDNLSIDNGYIFSWGLTFDPNIQPPELSFTPVITSEGWDTDPSITNITGSTITVAPLTAGEHCYTYRVTDDFGCEYTEVVCINMAEDITADSAPVTATICDGEDAVFQVTGTPNATITYTLNGGTVLTEVLDGTGNATITVTAPTVDQIFNLIDASIGTPDVVGNAQTAIGGFNPDNATGPIDPVGTVADGTNCARITSAETLLTLTLEDNVPVGTDITISLARNNVTGNMVISDGVANLTYNAGVEDVLEQITFTTGASTNTLTFTRDSGQLWIDGVEYTLPGNLCTVVIDDTETITVGQVFDTSFTMTPTCDGGIATVTGDAGGVFSFEDPQPTDGAIIDPATGTVTGGVSNTTYTILYEFASACSPGLTQTVTVLPSNDATFDLTPTCDGATTTVTGDNGGIFTFDPIPTDGALIDPVTGTITNGTQGATYGVTYTVTGACPSTSNETVTVLPFEDASFTLTSTCQGATAVITGDTGGTFAFNPIPTDGATIDVNTGLLSGVSGETYTVEYTTSGPCQETTSATVTVFPSEDASFTFTPNCSGATVNITGNIGGVFTFNPVPSDGALIDPTTGEITNGGSGITYSVTYTTSGNCPDSVTQTVTVFEEDNSSFILTPTCDGATATVTGLAGGTFTFNPDPGNGAIIDAASGTISGGPFDAVYSVDYTTDNGTCPTTSTQSVTSYSQPIIVAPTALEVCDDGTPDGITSIDLTIKNTEITNNDSDYSVSYHLTQEDADDNVDPLPIPYTNTSNGQIVYVRVQDINTGCYDTTTLELVVEQAPIANTPLPLEYCDPDSDGFGVFDLESKTNEVTGGDPSLTVTYHETMADANNGVNPLDSPYNNIVENMQTVYVRVESATIATDCATIVELVLVVNPTPQLGAAPTALEVCDDLSADGIAQFDLTSKEDEILQNLADPTLYTVSFYTSEASAMEPVNPIINPANYTNTIAFNQILWVRVEDSTTGCYKLTTLELIVNALPVLVQPAPLELCDDNNPGDEIEVFTLEDASDEILDGQTGISLTYYETQLDADTQTDPVTSPYTNIENPQTIFVVATDDVTGCSVSTTATILLRVNPIPSPTAPTDLEECDSDNDGFASFDLEERTLEIIGGELDTAVTYHETLEDANMGDNPLSSPYTNIVIDQQTIYIRLTNTETGCYNASETLTIRVLESPEVPITIDDYVICDTNADGIAQFDLTTKNDEILGTQTDVTLTYHVTLANAQSGASPIANVGNYTNTSNPQTIYVRLLSSTNGCVDTGQFEIRVELPPVAVQPAPLQLCDDEIDDEVTVFDLTVKDNEITGGEASWSVSYYETQADADTQENAVDAEAYTNTAVGTAPANPQTLYVVVTDTDTGCTDQVTLTIRVLPNPTPTETIPDLVLCDDTNPGDMEEVFDLTTDELLILNGETGVTPTYHESLEDAEDGIGAIADPTMYTNTVTPQVIYVRVTNDITQCYTVVDFTIIVNPLPDVVAVTDFIACELNNDGFYDFDLTMKDGEVLNGQDPSLFTVTYHVSQEDADDLMNALVSPYTNVTNPQQIFVAITNNDTGCSISTPSFNIEVQEAAEANSDMEAILYEICDDEMDADNDPTNNSAQFDLTVQNGEILDGQDPANYTVSYYASETDAELGVSPLPFLYENIVNPQVIWARVDNDTPDAAGMDTSICYEVASLTLQVNPLPVFDLQESYILCVDLNGTEVLNPLLLDTGLSTPTYTFEWLFNGAPIAGATQGSYMPSEGGTYTVNVTDATSSAETMCVGSDITEVIESAPPTVTAVVVTDAFADSHVIEVTVDGPGEYEYSLDGGPWQDQSTFVDVSLGEHIVTARDRNGCGEASDEVIVMDYPKFFTPNGDGYNDTWNISAINSQPSAKIYIFDRYGKLLKQLSPTGAGWNGTYNGNQMPTSDYWFVVEYNEPSTGERKEFKAHFTLKR from the coding sequence ATGAAAAAGGCATTCCTCATAATTTTTACATTCATTTCATTTCATACATTCGCACAGGATATTATCATGCAAAATGGTACTGTTACAGGCTGCTCAGGAACATTTTATGATTCTGGAGGAGCTGGAGGTGCATATTCCAGTAATGAGGATTTGGTATTAACTATATGTCCAGATTTACCAGGCCAATTGGTTACATTAGATTTTACCGTATTTAGTACACAATTGGGAGCAGATGTCATGACCATTTATAATGGTGATAGTGTGGCTTCTCCAGCATTTGGTACTTTTGATGGAGCTGCAGGCCCAGGAAGTGTTACAGCTACAGAGGATAACGGTTCTGGTTGTTTAACGATTCAATTTACATCAGACGCTGCTGGTACAACTACTGGTTGGGCGGCAACTGTTTCTTGTTTTACACCTTGTCAAACGATTGTGTCACAATTGGACTCCGCAACACCTGCTCCAAATGGAGATGGTTATATTAGAGTATGTCCTAATGAGGAAATTACTTTAAACGGTAGTGGAGACTTTGAGTTTGATGGTGCAGGTGCTACTTACGAATGGGATTTAGGAGATGGTAATACTGTTGCAGGTCAAACAGCTACATTTTCTTATGATACACCAGGCGTTTACATCGTAAATTTAAATATTAGGGATGCCAATACAGACTCAGATCCTTTAGGGTGTTCTAATACCAATTTAATAAACCAAGTGATTCAAGTGGCAACAGAACCTAGTTTTTCAGGAACGGGAGCTGCAAATAATGATTTGTGTTTTGGAGAAACAACAACGATTGACGGTGTGGTTACTCCAACACTTTTCGCAAACGATTGTACGCCACCTGTAAGTGGAACTACTTTTTTACCAGATGGCTCTGGTGCTGTATATACAACATGTATTACAGTAGATTGTTTTGAATCAGATCAAGTGCTGACAGATGTTAATCAGTTAATTGACATTTGTGTCAATATGGAACATTCTTATTCTGGAGATTTAGATATAAGAATTGTTTCTCCTAATGGCCAAGAGGCTGATTTATTTACCCAAGCGGGAGGAGGAACATATTTTGGTGGTGCAAATGATGATACCTCAAATACGCCTGGAGTAGGCGCAGACTACTGTTTTTCTATGTCCGCATCAACGTTATTGCAAAATGCAAACACAATAACTGCGGGAACAAATCCACCTAATAACTCATGGGAACCTGGTACATATTTACCAGTGGAATCTTTTAATGCGCTTTTGGGAAGTCCCTTAAATGGTGATTGGTGTATAGAAATTGTTGATAACTTAAGTATCGATAATGGTTATATATTTTCTTGGGGATTAACATTTGATCCAAATATTCAGCCACCAGAATTGTCATTTACGCCTGTTATTACTTCAGAGGGTTGGGATACAGATCCTTCAATTACAAATATAACGGGCTCTACAATTACAGTAGCACCATTAACAGCTGGAGAACACTGCTACACTTATAGAGTGACAGACGATTTTGGTTGTGAATATACTGAGGTAGTTTGCATTAATATGGCTGAGGATATAACAGCAGATAGTGCGCCAGTTACAGCTACAATATGTGATGGTGAAGATGCTGTATTTCAAGTAACGGGAACACCAAATGCAACTATTACTTATACATTAAATGGAGGTACAGTCTTAACTGAGGTCTTGGATGGTACAGGTAATGCGACAATTACCGTAACAGCTCCAACAGTTGATCAAATCTTTAATCTAATAGATGCATCTATTGGTACGCCAGATGTTGTGGGTAATGCTCAAACTGCAATTGGAGGTTTTAATCCAGATAATGCAACTGGTCCAATAGATCCTGTAGGCACGGTAGCTGATGGTACAAACTGTGCAAGAATTACTTCTGCAGAAACTTTGTTAACTTTAACATTAGAAGATAACGTACCAGTTGGAACAGATATCACTATCAGTTTGGCAAGAAATAACGTTACAGGTAATATGGTAATTTCAGATGGTGTAGCTAATTTAACATATAATGCAGGTGTAGAAGATGTTTTAGAACAAATTACATTTACAACAGGTGCATCAACAAATACATTAACATTTACAAGAGATTCTGGTCAATTATGGATTGATGGTGTAGAATATACGTTGCCAGGAAACCTTTGTACTGTAGTTATAGATGATACTGAAACAATAACTGTTGGACAAGTTTTCGATACATCATTCACAATGACACCAACTTGTGATGGAGGTATAGCTACAGTTACGGGAGATGCTGGAGGTGTTTTTTCATTTGAAGACCCGCAGCCAACAGATGGAGCTATAATAGATCCAGCAACAGGAACTGTGACAGGAGGAGTTTCTAATACAACATATACAATACTTTATGAATTTGCAAGTGCATGTAGTCCAGGTTTAACGCAAACAGTAACGGTATTGCCATCAAATGATGCGACCTTTGATTTGACCCCAACCTGTGATGGAGCAACAACTACAGTAACAGGAGATAATGGAGGTATATTTACATTTGATCCTATCCCAACAGATGGCGCTTTAATTGATCCAGTTACTGGGACAATAACAAATGGTACTCAAGGAGCAACATATGGAGTAACATATACCGTAACAGGAGCTTGTCCGTCAACAAGTAATGAAACTGTAACAGTTTTACCGTTTGAAGACGCTAGCTTTACATTAACGTCAACTTGTCAAGGAGCAACCGCTGTTATTACAGGAGATACGGGAGGGACTTTTGCTTTTAATCCAATTCCAACAGATGGAGCAACAATAGACGTTAATACAGGCTTATTATCAGGAGTTTCTGGTGAAACTTATACCGTAGAGTATACCACATCTGGCCCATGCCAAGAAACAACAAGCGCAACGGTAACAGTTTTTCCTTCGGAAGACGCATCGTTCACATTTACACCTAATTGTTCGGGAGCTACAGTTAACATCACTGGAAATATTGGAGGTGTTTTTACCTTTAATCCAGTTCCATCAGATGGAGCGTTAATTGATCCAACAACTGGAGAGATTACAAACGGTGGATCAGGAATTACTTATTCGGTAACATACACAACATCTGGAAACTGCCCAGACTCAGTAACACAAACTGTAACTGTTTTTGAAGAAGATAATTCCAGTTTCATTCTTACCCCAACTTGTGATGGAGCAACAGCAACAGTTACTGGTTTAGCAGGAGGTACTTTTACTTTCAATCCAGATCCAGGAAACGGTGCAATTATAGATGCTGCAAGTGGAACAATTTCAGGAGGTCCATTTGATGCTGTCTATAGTGTTGATTATACAACAGATAACGGAACCTGTCCAACAACGTCAACACAATCAGTAACATCATATTCTCAACCAATAATTGTTGCACCCACCGCCTTAGAAGTTTGCGACGACGGTACGCCTGATGGGATCACGAGCATCGACCTTACGATAAAGAACACTGAGATCACGAACAACGATTCGGACTACTCCGTAAGCTACCACCTTACCCAGGAGGATGCAGATGACAACGTAGATCCGTTACCGATCCCGTACACAAATACGTCCAACGGACAGATAGTATATGTAAGGGTCCAGGACATCAACACAGGCTGTTACGACACCACTACTCTCGAGCTAGTGGTTGAGCAGGCTCCTATCGCGAACACGCCACTGCCCTTGGAGTACTGCGATCCGGACAGTGACGGATTCGGTGTCTTCGATCTAGAGAGCAAGACCAACGAGGTGACCGGAGGCGACCCTAGCCTAACGGTGACCTACCACGAGACCATGGCAGATGCCAACAACGGTGTCAATCCATTGGATAGCCCATATAACAACATCGTGGAGAACATGCAGACGGTGTACGTCCGTGTGGAGAGCGCAACAATAGCGACCGACTGCGCCACGATCGTTGAGCTCGTGCTCGTGGTCAACCCGACACCGCAACTGGGCGCGGCACCGACCGCACTTGAGGTCTGTGACGACCTGTCCGCTGATGGCATCGCACAGTTTGACCTGACCAGTAAGGAGGACGAGATCCTCCAGAACCTGGCAGACCCAACGCTATATACGGTAAGTTTCTATACTTCGGAAGCCAGTGCAATGGAACCAGTTAATCCAATAATAAACCCGGCCAACTATACCAATACCATAGCGTTCAACCAGATCCTTTGGGTACGCGTTGAGGACAGCACAACGGGCTGCTATAAGCTCACCACCTTGGAACTGATCGTCAATGCACTACCGGTACTGGTACAACCGGCACCATTGGAGCTCTGTGACGACAACAACCCTGGCGACGAGATTGAAGTGTTTACCCTAGAGGACGCCAGCGACGAGATCCTGGACGGGCAGACAGGCATCAGCCTCACCTATTACGAGACACAGCTGGACGCGGACACGCAGACCGACCCGGTCACCAGCCCATATACGAACATCGAGAACCCACAGACGATCTTCGTGGTGGCGACCGACGACGTCACGGGATGCTCGGTAAGCACCACGGCGACAATATTATTAAGGGTCAACCCGATCCCATCACCTACGGCGCCAACGGACCTTGAGGAATGCGACAGCGACAACGATGGCTTCGCGAGCTTCGACCTGGAAGAGCGCACCCTGGAGATCATAGGGGGAGAGCTGGACACCGCGGTGACCTACCACGAGACACTTGAGGACGCCAACATGGGGGACAACCCACTGTCAAGCCCTTACACGAACATCGTGATCGACCAGCAGACCATCTACATCAGGCTCACCAATACGGAGACCGGTTGCTACAATGCTTCGGAAACGTTGACGATCCGTGTGCTGGAATCCCCAGAGGTACCGATCACCATAGACGACTATGTGATCTGTGATACCAATGCGGACGGGATCGCACAGTTCGACCTGACCACCAAGAACGATGAAATTCTGGGTACACAGACCGATGTCACGTTGACCTACCACGTCACGCTGGCAAACGCACAGTCGGGAGCAAGCCCGATAGCCAATGTTGGCAACTATACCAATACCAGTAACCCACAGACCATCTACGTAAGGTTGTTGAGCAGCACCAATGGCTGCGTGGATACGGGACAGTTTGAGATCAGGGTAGAGCTGCCACCTGTGGCGGTACAGCCGGCACCATTACAGTTATGCGACGATGAGATCGACGATGAGGTCACTGTGTTCGACCTTACGGTAAAGGACAACGAGATCACAGGTGGCGAGGCTAGCTGGAGCGTAAGCTACTATGAGACGCAGGCCGATGCCGATACACAGGAAAACGCAGTTGACGCAGAAGCCTATACCAATACAGCAGTTGGCACAGCACCAGCCAACCCACAGACCCTTTATGTGGTGGTCACCGATACGGATACCGGATGTACGGACCAGGTGACGCTCACCATAAGGGTGCTGCCAAACCCAACACCTACCGAGACCATCCCTGACCTGGTACTCTGTGACGATACCAACCCAGGGGACATGGAAGAAGTGTTCGACCTGACCACTGACGAGCTGTTGATACTTAATGGCGAGACCGGGGTCACGCCTACCTACCATGAGAGCCTAGAGGACGCCGAGGATGGCATCGGCGCCATAGCGGACCCAACGATGTACACGAACACCGTTACACCACAGGTCATTTACGTAAGGGTGACCAATGACATCACGCAGTGCTACACGGTAGTCGACTTTACGATCATCGTCAACCCATTGCCGGACGTGGTAGCTGTCACCGATTTTATCGCCTGTGAGCTCAACAACGACGGTTTCTACGACTTTGACCTTACGATGAAGGATGGCGAGGTGCTCAACGGTCAGGACCCATCACTGTTCACGGTGACCTATCACGTGAGCCAAGAGGATGCGGACGATCTAATGAACGCCCTTGTGAGCCCATATACGAACGTCACCAACCCACAGCAGATCTTCGTGGCGATCACCAACAACGATACCGGATGCTCGATAAGCACACCAAGCTTCAACATAGAGGTACAGGAGGCAGCGGAGGCCAACAGCGATATGGAGGCGATACTGTACGAGATCTGTGACGATGAGATGGACGCGGACAACGACCCGACCAACAACAGTGCACAGTTCGACCTTACCGTGCAGAACGGTGAGATCCTGGACGGTCAGGACCCAGCAAACTATACCGTGAGCTATTATGCAAGTGAGACGGATGCTGAGCTAGGGGTGAGCCCATTACCGTTCCTTTACGAGAACATTGTCAATCCACAGGTCATCTGGGCAAGGGTGGACAATGACACACCGGATGCAGCGGGAATGGATACTTCGATCTGTTATGAAGTCGCATCGTTGACGCTACAAGTGAACCCGTTACCGGTATTTGACTTGCAGGAGAGTTATATTTTATGTGTTGACCTTAACGGTACAGAGGTTTTAAACCCATTATTATTAGACACAGGTCTGAGCACGCCAACCTATACCTTTGAGTGGTTGTTCAACGGAGCACCGATAGCAGGAGCGACCCAAGGCAGTTATATGCCTAGCGAAGGAGGGACCTACACTGTAAACGTTACCGATGCGACAAGCTCAGCGGAAACGATGTGCGTTGGCAGCGATATAACAGAAGTGATCGAGAGCGCACCGCCGACGGTGACAGCGGTCGTGGTGACGGATGCCTTTGCGGACAGCCACGTGATAGAGGTCACGGTGGATGGACCGGGAGAGTACGAGTACAGCCTGGACGGTGGCCCATGGCAGGACCAGAGTACGTTCGTGGACGTATCCCTTGGAGAGCACATTGTGACCGCAAGGGACAGGAACGGTTGCGGTGAGGCCAGTGACGAGGTGATCGTGATGGACTACCCTAAGTTCTTCACGCCTAACGGTGACGGTTACAACGATACATGGAACATTAGTGCGATAAATAGCCAACCAAGCGCAAAAATTTATATATTTGACAGATACGGAAAGTTGCTCAAGCAGCTCAGCCCGACGGGAGCAGGTTGGAACGGTACCTATAACGGTAACCAGATGCCGACCAGCGACTATTGGTTCGTGGTGGAGTACAACGAGCCGAGCACCGGTGAACGTAAAGAATTTAAAGCCCATTTTACCCTCAAGAGGTAA
- a CDS encoding OmpP1/FadL family transporter, with product MKKLTILVIGVLSMSNIMAQDISDALRYSQEEIQGSARFRALSGAFGALGGDMSAVSVNPAGSAVFTRSHASISLSSLNVDNEISFFNGRSNSSDSKIDLHQAGAAFVFQSTDESSSWKKFVLSVAYDKTGNFDDQWFASGTNTNSIDSYFLEYAQGRRLDQISAFPDETLSDAYAEIGSFYGFGNQQAFLGYESFILEPGANTDENTLYTSNIASGTFNQRYDYVATGYNGKFSFNAATQYGDKLYLGVNLNTHFINYERFTYLNESNSNEGSLVTKVGFENNLLTTGNGFSFQLGAILKVTNELRAGFTYNSPTWYTITEETSQSISTLASDEDGSFNVDIFPNTINIFPNYNLQSPGKVTGSLAYVFGEQGLISFDYSRKDYTKTKFKPTSDAFFASQNDIMNELFKTSNSYRFGGEYKIKQFSLRGGYRFEESPYEDDSFYGDLTGYSLGIGYNFGNTKLDLTYDTAERTVNNQLYSVGLTQAATLDTNNSNITLTLGFNL from the coding sequence ATGAAAAAATTAACTATACTAGTCATAGGTGTACTATCTATGTCTAATATTATGGCTCAGGATATATCTGATGCTTTAAGATATTCGCAAGAAGAAATACAAGGTTCTGCTCGTTTTAGAGCCTTGAGTGGAGCTTTTGGAGCTCTGGGTGGAGACATGTCTGCTGTAAGTGTAAATCCAGCAGGCTCTGCTGTATTCACAAGAAGTCATGCTTCCATTTCACTCTCCAGTCTCAACGTAGATAATGAAATATCTTTTTTTAATGGTAGAAGCAATTCTTCAGATTCAAAGATAGATTTACACCAAGCAGGAGCAGCATTTGTTTTCCAAAGTACTGATGAGAGTTCTTCTTGGAAAAAATTCGTACTAAGTGTTGCTTATGATAAAACTGGAAACTTTGATGACCAATGGTTTGCTTCTGGAACTAATACAAACTCAATTGATAGTTATTTCCTAGAGTATGCTCAAGGTAGACGACTCGATCAAATCTCGGCTTTTCCCGATGAAACCTTATCAGATGCTTATGCAGAAATAGGATCATTCTATGGCTTCGGAAATCAACAAGCCTTCTTAGGTTATGAATCTTTCATATTAGAACCAGGTGCTAATACAGACGAGAACACATTATATACTTCTAACATTGCATCAGGCACATTCAATCAACGATATGATTATGTTGCTACTGGTTATAATGGGAAATTTAGTTTTAACGCAGCTACACAATATGGAGATAAATTATATTTAGGTGTGAATTTAAATACACACTTTATTAATTATGAAAGATTTACATATTTAAACGAATCTAATTCCAATGAAGGATCATTAGTAACAAAGGTTGGCTTCGAAAATAATCTTCTGACAACAGGAAACGGATTCTCCTTTCAATTAGGTGCAATTTTAAAGGTCACAAATGAGTTAAGAGCTGGTTTCACTTATAATTCACCAACATGGTACACAATCACCGAGGAAACATCTCAAAGTATCTCAACATTGGCCTCAGATGAAGACGGATCTTTCAATGTTGATATTTTCCCAAACACAATTAATATTTTTCCTAACTATAATTTACAATCTCCAGGAAAAGTTACAGGAAGTTTAGCATACGTGTTTGGAGAGCAAGGATTAATAAGTTTCGATTATTCTAGAAAAGACTACACCAAAACAAAATTCAAACCAACGTCAGATGCTTTTTTCGCTTCGCAAAATGATATTATGAATGAACTATTCAAAACTTCAAACAGCTATAGATTTGGCGGTGAGTACAAAATCAAACAATTTAGCTTAAGAGGCGGTTATAGATTTGAAGAAAGCCCTTATGAAGATGATTCATTCTATGGAGACCTAACTGGTTATTCTTTAGGTATAGGTTATAATTTCGGAAATACGAAACTCGACCTAACTTATGATACTGCAGAAAGAACTGTTAACAATCAATTATACTCCGTAGGTCTAACTCAAGCAGCAACACTTGACACTAATAATTCTAATATAACGTTAACATTAGGATTTAACTTATAA
- the proS gene encoding proline--tRNA ligase, giving the protein MSKNLTSRAEDYSKWYNELVVKADLAENSAVRGCMVIKPYGYAIWEKMQAELDRMFKETGHQNAYFPLFVPKSLFEAEEKNAEGFAKECAVVTHYRLQNDPDNPGKLRVDPEAKLEEELVVRPTSEAIIWNTYKGWIQSYRDLPILINQWANVVRWEMRTRLFLRTAEFLWQEGHTAHATKAEALVEAEQMNDVYAEFAENFMAIPVIKGVKTESERFAGAIETYCIEALMQDGKALQAGTSHFLGQNFAKAFDVKFTNNEGKLDYVWATSWGVSTRLMGALIMTHSDDKGLVLPPNLAPSQVVIVPIYKTDDQLELITEKANSIIKDLKALGISCKLDARTTHRPGAKFAQHELQGVPLRIAIGQRDLENQTVELARRDTLSKEVVDMADLTKTIDGLLKTIQKELFEKALSFRNNHITEVDDFEIFKTILETKTGFISAHWDGTAETEQKIKEITKATIRCIPMNVKKEAGKCVFTGNPSSNRVLFAKAY; this is encoded by the coding sequence ATGAGTAAAAATCTTACAAGTAGAGCTGAAGACTATTCAAAATGGTATAATGAACTAGTCGTAAAAGCCGATTTAGCAGAGAATTCCGCTGTTAGAGGGTGTATGGTCATAAAACCTTACGGTTATGCAATCTGGGAAAAAATGCAAGCTGAATTAGATAGAATGTTCAAAGAAACTGGTCACCAGAATGCCTACTTTCCACTTTTTGTCCCTAAAAGTTTGTTTGAAGCTGAAGAAAAAAATGCTGAAGGCTTTGCAAAGGAATGTGCAGTTGTTACTCATTATAGATTACAGAACGATCCAGATAATCCAGGTAAACTTCGTGTAGATCCAGAAGCTAAATTAGAAGAAGAACTTGTTGTAAGACCAACAAGCGAAGCTATAATTTGGAACACATACAAAGGTTGGATCCAAAGTTATAGAGATTTACCAATTTTAATTAACCAATGGGCTAATGTAGTGCGTTGGGAAATGAGAACAAGGTTATTTTTGCGTACTGCGGAATTTTTATGGCAAGAAGGTCATACCGCTCATGCAACTAAAGCAGAAGCTCTAGTTGAAGCAGAGCAAATGAACGATGTTTATGCTGAATTTGCCGAAAATTTTATGGCAATTCCAGTAATTAAAGGCGTGAAAACAGAAAGCGAAAGATTTGCTGGAGCTATAGAAACCTACTGTATTGAGGCCTTAATGCAAGATGGTAAAGCATTACAAGCTGGTACATCTCATTTTTTAGGGCAAAATTTTGCCAAAGCTTTTGATGTAAAATTTACGAATAACGAAGGTAAACTCGATTATGTTTGGGCAACCTCTTGGGGTGTATCGACAAGATTAATGGGAGCTTTGATTATGACTCATAGTGATGATAAAGGATTAGTATTACCGCCAAATTTAGCACCTTCTCAAGTTGTGATTGTGCCTATTTACAAAACTGACGATCAACTTGAACTAATAACAGAAAAAGCTAATTCAATAATTAAAGATTTAAAAGCATTGGGCATAAGTTGTAAGTTGGATGCTAGAACAACACATAGGCCTGGAGCAAAATTTGCACAACATGAATTGCAAGGTGTGCCCCTAAGGATAGCTATTGGACAAAGAGATCTTGAAAATCAAACTGTAGAATTAGCAAGACGTGATACTTTGAGTAAAGAAGTTGTTGATATGGCAGATTTGACCAAAACTATAGATGGCCTTTTAAAAACAATTCAAAAAGAATTATTTGAGAAAGCGCTAAGTTTTAGAAATAATCATATTACCGAAGTTGATGATTTTGAAATATTTAAAACCATTTTAGAAACCAAAACCGGATTTATTTCTGCACATTGGGATGGTACAGCAGAAACAGAACAAAAAATAAAGGAAATAACAAAAGCGACAATTAGATGTATTCCTATGAATGTTAAAAAGGAAGCTGGAAAGTGCGTGTTTACTGGAAATCCATCTTCAAATAGAGTGTTGTTTGCCAAGGCATATTAA
- the rpsT gene encoding 30S ribosomal protein S20 produces the protein MANHKSALKRIRSNESKRLRNRYQHKTTRGAIKRLRDMEKSKEASEFLPSVFSMIDKLAKNNIIHDNKAANLKSSLAKHVATLS, from the coding sequence ATGGCAAATCATAAGTCAGCTTTAAAAAGAATAAGAAGTAACGAATCTAAACGTTTACGTAACAGATACCAACACAAAACAACTCGTGGTGCTATCAAGAGACTACGTGATATGGAAAAATCAAAAGAAGCAAGCGAGTTTTTGCCTTCAGTTTTTTCTATGATTGATAAATTAGCTAAGAATAATATCATTCATGATAATAAGGCTGCTAATTTAAAATCAAGTTTAGCTAAGCATGTTGCTACGTTAAGCTAA